From Chloracidobacterium thermophilum B:
GCTCAAACACCATGCCGCCGTGGCCCCGCTGCGCCGGCCCACGGAAGTGGCCGAAGTCGCCGACACGGCCCTGTTTCTGGTGTCGCACATGGGGCGTGGCATCACCGGTGAGGTCATTTACGTGGACGGCGGCTATCACTGCATCGGCCTTGTGCCCAAGGATGAGCCGGCCTAGGTCGCGTGGATGTGTTGAGAACGTGGCTGGCCCGGACGCGCACACCCATTGATGAGCCGTCCCTGCCCACCTGGGATGCCCTGCACCCATCCGTGCAGGCCGAGTTGGGCGTGGCGGGGGTGACGGCCACTGACTTTGCCTGGTTTGGTCGGCGGCGGGGCGACCTGCTCAACTTCTACTGGGCGCTCAAACGCAAGCATCTGTGGCAACACGTCGGGTTCGAGCAGCCGAACCAGGAAGTGGGCTTCAACGGTCTGCGCTTCCATCCGCGCTACGGAACGGCATCCCTGCTTTCTGATCTGCGCGCTGACGCCACTTTTACCGATCTGCGCCAAACCTGGCGTGGCCGGTTCAACAGCCGTCTGCATCCAGAGCGATACAACTTCTCGGAAAACGACACGCCCGTGGCGTCGCTGCACTTCAACTTCGACGACGCCGACACAGCCGACGTGCATTTTGATTACTTCAATGCGCATGCACCGGGCGGCTGGCCGCTCATCGCCCACGCTTTCTGGGAGTACCCACTCAAATTTCTTGTGGACTACTCGAATGCCGAAGACATCCGGCGCTGCCTGCACGCGCGGGACGGATATGATCCCTGGCAGGTCGTCCGCCGGAACTGCGCCCGAAATTTGCTTGCCTGAGCTATTTGAGGGTGGACGCCGCTCACAAAGTCCCTGGCGGGGCCGATTGAAACAGTTTAATCACGCTTTTTTGGTTTTTGTGTCACAAAGTCCATCAAGGTCAGACTTGGGTCATGGCAGTTCGTGTTCCCTGGATTATCAGCTTGTTGGTTCTGGCGCTGTGGTTGTTTTCACCGGTGGGCTACGCCCAGAGCGGTTCAACAACCGGCACGATCACCGGGCGGGTCTGCGACGCTTCCGGGGCGGTCATCGGCGGCACGGAAATGGTCTGCCTTCAGGTGGGAACCGGGATACAGCGTACGGTTCAATCCCGTGAGGACGGCACGTACGAATTTCTCAACCTGCCGCCGGGGGACTACGAACTGCGCGCCCGGGCGGCCGGCTTTGAGGACAGGCGGCAGACCATCCGCCTTTCGCTTGGCACAACGGCGCTGGTGGTTATCACACTGGCCACGGCTGGGACGACCGACGTTATCGAAGTCGTGGCCGATGCCCGCAATGCGGCTGAATCGGCCACGAACATCCGGCAGAATGAAATCCCGGCACTCCCCATCAACCGGCGTGACTTCCTGCAATTTGCCATTACAGCGGCGCGAACTGTCCCGGACAACCTGCCCGACCAGGGCGCTACGGCAACGTCGGGCATTTCCTTCAATGCCCAGTCACCACGGCTGAACAACCTCACCATTGACGGGCTGGACAACAACGATGCCACGTCCGGGAGCATCCGCTCGACATTTTCGCAGGAGGCGGTGCGTGAGTTTCAGGTTGTTTCGGATGGCTATTCCGCCGAGTTCGGACGCGCGCTGGGCGGCATCATCAACATCATCACAAAGTCCGGCGACAACCAGTTTCGCGGGTCACTCTTTGGCTTCTTTCGCAACGCCGCCCTGAGTGCGCGGGAATCCCTCACGCCCGGCAAGCCGCCTTTCGAGCAGTACCAGTATGGCCTCACGGCCGGGGGCCCGCTGTGGCGCAACCGGGCGTTTTTCTTTGTGACCGGAGAGCGGCTCAACATCAGGCAGAACACCGTCGTGACCATTTCCGACACCGTGCGCGCTGCAGCGCTGCGCAATGGATTTCGGTTCGAGACCGGAAGCATTCCCTTCAGCACCGGTGGCTCGACGGCCCTTGTCCGGGGGGATTGGCAGATCACACCGGAAGACAACCTCACGGTGCGCTACAACTACGGGGGGCAGGTGAATACGGCTTTTGAACCCTTCGGAGGGTTGACCGCCAGCACCTTCACCGGAGAGCAGCGGCTGACCGATCACAACCTGGCCGTCAACAACACATTTGTCAGCCAACAGGCCTTTGTGGTGGAAAGCCGCTTTCTCTACAGCACCCGCCTGCAGGACATCGGTGCCACCGATCCGGGGCCGCGCATTGCCATCAATGCCCCGGAAGGACAGGTCATTTTTGGGAAATCCCTCGTTCTGCCCCAGTTCCGCGACACCCAGACCTACCAGTTTTTCACCTCGGTAGGGTTGGTGCGTGGCCGCCACCAGATGAAATTCGGCGGGGATGTCCTGCGGGTGGATTCACGGCAGCGCCAGCCGGCCAGTGAAGGTGGTCAGGCTATCTTCTCAGCCGTCAGCCTTGCCGCCTTGGGCGGTCCGCCCGGCTCGCCGTCCATGTCGGCGCTCCAGGCTTTTGACCCGACATTGCGCACACCCCAGCAGCAGGCGGTGCTGGCACTCATCGGGGCTGGTCTGCCCAACCGTTTCCCCGGCTTTCCGGTGCTGCCCCTGGATGTCCTGCCCATCACGAATGACTACCGGCAGGGCTTTCTTGACCCACAGCCGACGCGGATACCGCAAACCGCCTGGAGCCTGTTTGCCCTGGATGATGTTTCGCTGCATCCGGCCGTAAGGCTCAATCTTGGTGTGCGCTATGACCTGATACGCGCGCGCAGTACGCCGGAAAACAAAGGCTTTGTATCACCCCGCATCGCCTTGGTCTGGCAGCCTCTCCAGAAACTGACCGTACGGAGCGGCTACGGCCTGTTCACGGCCAGCAATCTGACGTTTCCGATTTTTACCATCGTCCCGTTGACGCGCCGGACACTCGTTTTGCCGTTTCCCTTCAGCATCCTGCCCTTTACCCAACCCAACCGGCAGCTTCCTCCGTCGGGCGATTTCCCCTTTGGTATTCAGCCTGTCCCCCAGTTTGGACTGGAGTTTCAGTTTGCCCGGCGCCTGCCGGTCAGTTACACCCAGCAGGCCAGCCTCAGCCTGGAGTCCCAGCTTGGCTCAACGTTGTTTTCGGTCGTTTATAACTACGTGCGGGGCAACCGCATTCTGTCGCTGCGCAACATCAACCCGGTCGTCCGTCCGGGTGTCGATCCGCTCGACAGTGTCATTAACGGCCGTCTCGATCCCCGCCGGGGAACGGTGAATGAATATGCCGCCGCCTATGACAGTTACTATCACGGCGTCACCTTTGGCGTAGAACGGCGGGTCGGACGCTTCACCGGTCGCGCCAGCTACACGTTGTCGAAAGCCATTGACAACTATGTGGATTTCCGTACGTCTTTGCAGGAATTTGCCGAGCCACTCGACGTGCGTCAGGAGCGTGCGCTGTCCATTCAGGATGCCCGCCACCGGCTGGTGATGTCCGGGGTGTGGAAGCTGGACTATTCCAAACACCTTCTGCTGCGGGATTACACCCTGTCCTACATCTTCACGGCGGTTTCGGGGCGTCCGTGGAATCTGCTGGCCGGGGTGGATTTGAATCGGAACGGCGATGCCAATGACCGGCCGGCCGGGCTGGGGCGCAACGTCGGGGTGACGCCAGCGTTCTACAATCTCGACGTGCGCCTGGCGCGGCGTTGCATCAACCGGGACCGCTTCAAGCTCGAAGGCATTGTCGAAGCCTTCAACCTTTTCAACCGAACCAATGTGCGCGAGTTCGGACGTACCTTCCCACCGGTGAATCCTCCGCTCAACACCGAGTTCAATCTTCCGCCGCGCCGTGGCGGGCGGTTCATCGTCACCCCTGATCGCTACCGGCGCGCTTTTCCGCCGCGTCAGATACAGGTCGGGTTTCGGATGACGTTTTAGCGGCGCTGCCCGGACGGGCAGCCGGGAAAAAGCGTCGTTCAGAGATGCCATTCAGAGATGGCGGGCAAGGATGTCGAGGCCGGCCCGGAGCTGGTCGGGTTCTGTCAGGCAGGACAGCATGAGGTGAACGCCCTGCTCGCAGCCGTAGAAGTAGCCGGGATGCACGAGGACGCCATGTTCGAGGAGTTCCAGTACAAGGGCTTCTTCGTCCTCCCACCCGGCAATCCGTGGAAACAGGTAGTAGCCGCCATCCGGCGGGTGGACGGTCACCTGCGGGCAGCCGCGCAGCCGGGCAAGCGCCAGATCGAGCGCCGCCCGCAGGCGGTCGCGCATGTGCTGTACGAAAGCCTGCCCCTGCTCAAACAGCGTCGGCAGCATGAACTGGGTCAGGGCATTGGCGCTCAGAAAGGCATCGTTGAGGATTTCCAGCCGCGTCCCGAATCTGGCCGCGGCTGGTTCGTTCAGCGCGATCCAGCCCAACTTCAGATCGGGCAGGGCCAGGCGTTTGGAAATACCGTCAAGATGAAAGACCGGAAGTTCCGGGTGCAAGGTTCCCAGCGGCGGGCTGGTTGAGGCCCGGTAGGTAAAAGTGGCAAACACCTCGTCACAGATGACGGGCAACCCAAGCTGGCAGAGCGCCGGCAGTGGTTGTTGGACGATCATCCCGGTGGGATTGTGGGGCGACACCACCAGAACGGCACGGGTCTGCGCATCAGTTGCCGCGAGCAGTGAATCCTCATCAATCCGCCAGCCGTGGGCTTCATCCAGCCGGTAGGTACGCAATTCCACGTGGTGCATGGCCGCCAGATGCTCAAACAGCGGATACGTGACATCGGGACCCAGCACGTTGTCGCCCGGTTCGGTGAGCAGCGCAAAGAGCAGGCTGTAGGCTTCACTCGTGCTGGCGGTGATGAAAATGTTATCCGGTGCTACCTCAAGCGGCGGTGTACGGCGGGCGTAGTCCGCCGCAATGACCTCCCGCGCTGGCGGCCAGCCGTGCGGATCGGGACAGTAACACCGGCTGTTCCAGTAGCCGGCCGCCGCCGCCCGCAGCACATCCGGCGGAAACAGCAACCCCTGGTGGGTTGGGTTGCTGCTCGTCAGGTC
This genomic window contains:
- a CDS encoding TonB-dependent receptor, with translation MAVRVPWIISLLVLALWLFSPVGYAQSGSTTGTITGRVCDASGAVIGGTEMVCLQVGTGIQRTVQSREDGTYEFLNLPPGDYELRARAAGFEDRRQTIRLSLGTTALVVITLATAGTTDVIEVVADARNAAESATNIRQNEIPALPINRRDFLQFAITAARTVPDNLPDQGATATSGISFNAQSPRLNNLTIDGLDNNDATSGSIRSTFSQEAVREFQVVSDGYSAEFGRALGGIINIITKSGDNQFRGSLFGFFRNAALSARESLTPGKPPFEQYQYGLTAGGPLWRNRAFFFVTGERLNIRQNTVVTISDTVRAAALRNGFRFETGSIPFSTGGSTALVRGDWQITPEDNLTVRYNYGGQVNTAFEPFGGLTASTFTGEQRLTDHNLAVNNTFVSQQAFVVESRFLYSTRLQDIGATDPGPRIAINAPEGQVIFGKSLVLPQFRDTQTYQFFTSVGLVRGRHQMKFGGDVLRVDSRQRQPASEGGQAIFSAVSLAALGGPPGSPSMSALQAFDPTLRTPQQQAVLALIGAGLPNRFPGFPVLPLDVLPITNDYRQGFLDPQPTRIPQTAWSLFALDDVSLHPAVRLNLGVRYDLIRARSTPENKGFVSPRIALVWQPLQKLTVRSGYGLFTASNLTFPIFTIVPLTRRTLVLPFPFSILPFTQPNRQLPPSGDFPFGIQPVPQFGLEFQFARRLPVSYTQQASLSLESQLGSTLFSVVYNYVRGNRILSLRNINPVVRPGVDPLDSVINGRLDPRRGTVNEYAAAYDSYYHGVTFGVERRVGRFTGRASYTLSKAIDNYVDFRTSLQEFAEPLDVRQERALSIQDARHRLVMSGVWKLDYSKHLLLRDYTLSYIFTAVSGRPWNLLAGVDLNRNGDANDRPAGLGRNVGVTPAFYNLDVRLARRCINRDRFKLEGIVEAFNLFNRTNVREFGRTFPPVNPPLNTEFNLPPRRGGRFIVTPDRYRRAFPPRQIQVGFRMTF
- a CDS encoding pyridoxal phosphate-dependent aminotransferase, whose product is MPGFLADADLTPNRIEQARQRKGHYIDLTSSNPTHQGLLFPPDVLRAAAAGYWNSRCYCPDPHGWPPAREVIAADYARRTPPLEVAPDNIFITASTSEAYSLLFALLTEPGDNVLGPDVTYPLFEHLAAMHHVELRTYRLDEAHGWRIDEDSLLAATDAQTRAVLVVSPHNPTGMIVQQPLPALCQLGLPVICDEVFATFTYRASTSPPLGTLHPELPVFHLDGISKRLALPDLKLGWIALNEPAAARFGTRLEILNDAFLSANALTQFMLPTLFEQGQAFVQHMRDRLRAALDLALARLRGCPQVTVHPPDGGYYLFPRIAGWEDEEALVLELLEHGVLVHPGYFYGCEQGVHLMLSCLTEPDQLRAGLDILARHL